The nucleotide window AATGGCCGGAGCGAGCGGGCTCGCGAATCCGGGCGCCAGCGCGCCGGTCGGACCCGCCGCGCCGCGGCGGTTCAGGTAATCGAGCAAGTCGTCGCGTGTCACGCGCCCCGCGATCCCCGAGCCGCGAATCGATGCGATCTCGGCGGACGAGACGTTCTGCTCGCGCATGATCTTGCGAACCGCCGGCGAGAGATTGCGGCCGTCGCCGAGCGTGGAGTCGCCATTGCCGGCCGGCGCGGGCGCCACGCGCGAAGGCGGCGCCGCGGGCGGCGCGGCGGTGGCCGCGGGCGCGTACGTCGTGGGAGGCGCGGCGGGCGGGGCGGCCGCGGCGGCGCGAGCGGGAGCAGGCGCGACCGCGGCGGACGCGGTAGCCGGCGCGGCGGCGGATGGCGCGACGGCGGCTTCTCCGGCGCCGGCCAGCACGCCGATCTCGGTTCCGACCAGCACCGTCGTGCCCTCGGGCACCACGATCGACTGCAGCGTGCCGTCGGCCGGCGAAGGGATCTCGACGTTGATCTTGTCGGTCTGGATCTCGACCAGCGGCTCTTCCTTGCGCACCCGGTCGCCGACCGCCTTCAGCCATTTGGAAACCGTGCCCTCCGCGACGCTCTCCCCGAGCTGCGGAACCACGATCGAGATCGCCATGCTTCAACCCTCCCTGTGCGCGGCCCGTTCGGCCAGCGCTTTCTTTCGCCGTTCGAGGCGCAGGCGGCGTCGTTCGACCGCGCGCGCGTGCTCCTCCCTCTCTTCCTGAGTGTCGAGGATCAGCCGCGGCACCGGAGTGGGCCGCGAAGTGACCGGATCCAGCGCTACGAAGGTGACGTAGGCGGTCCCGGTCTGGCGACGCTCGCCGCTCAGCAGATCTTCGGACTCGACGTCCACACGGATTTCCATGCTGCTCTTGTCCACCAGAGTGATGCGCGAATGAATCAGCGCGAGCTGCCCGATCTGGATGGGCGCCAGGAACGACATCTCGTCGAACGAGGCCGTGACCACCGGCCGCCGACAGTGGCGGTTGGCGACCACCGCGGCCGCCAGGTCGATCCAGTGCATGACGGTACCACCCAGCACGCTGCCGTGGACATTGGCGTGCTGCGGCAGCACCAGCTGCGTCATCTCGGACGCGGAGTCGCGGACGTGGCGCGCCTGGTTTCGATCCTCGGTCAACGAGCGGTTCCCCTTCCGGAAAGAACGGCAGCCAGTATAGGGAAGCGCTCGGCGCCGCGCCAATCGCGGCCGAAGTCACGCTTGCGAGCCATGCCGATTCCCCTCGTAAACGCAGACGGCCGGGGATCTTTCGATCCCCGGCCGCCGCCTGAGACGTTGCGATTACTGCAGCAGGACGCCGCGCAGCACGCGCGTCTCGCTTCCCACCTTGAGGCGGTAGAAGTAGACGCCCGAATGCACGCGGTTGCCGGACGCGTCGAGTCCCGACCACTCGCGTGAGTACGTGCCCGCCGCGAACGAGCCGTTGGCCAGCTGCGCCACCTGGCGGCCCTGCAGGTCGAACACGCCGAGACTCACCTGCGAGTGCTTCGGAATCGCGA belongs to Candidatus Sulfotelmatobacter sp. and includes:
- a CDS encoding acyl-CoA thioesterase, whose translation is MTEDRNQARHVRDSASEMTQLVLPQHANVHGSVLGGTVMHWIDLAAAVVANRHCRRPVVTASFDEMSFLAPIQIGQLALIHSRITLVDKSSMEIRVDVESEDLLSGERRQTGTAYVTFVALDPVTSRPTPVPRLILDTQEEREEHARAVERRRLRLERRKKALAERAAHREG